In the genome of Ureibacillus sp. FSL W7-1570, the window AAAATATATTCAACGGGATGGAAACATGTCTGAAGAAGGCATTGAAAAATTAAAAAATACGTTGATTTCATTTAAACATATTTTGGAAGACTTTGATGTGGCAAAAATGAAGGTTGTTGCAACCGCGGCAATCCGGCAGGCAAAAAACAATGAAGAAATCCTTTTGCGGATGGAACAGGAAACCGGGATCAAAATCGAATTATTGTCCGAAGAAGAAGAAGCCTATTTCGGCTATTTGGCGGTCGTTTACTCGATGGATCTTCCTTCAGCCGTAACCATCGATATCGGCGGAGGATCAACGGAAATCACGCTTTATGACAATAAAAAACTGCAGCATTTCTTCAGCTTTCCATTTGGCACGGTTTCATTAAAACAAAGTTTTGTCTCTGGGGATAAAATTAATGAAAAAGAAAAAACCCGACTATACCAATATGTAAAAAAACAGTTCGAAAGTTTGGGCTGGATCGGCCAAGTGGGATTGCCCGTAGTTGGAATCGGTGGAAGTGCAAGAAATCTTGCCCAAATCCATCACCATTTGATCGATTATCCCATCTCCGGTCTTCACCATTATGAAATGGACGGGGAAGCGTTAAGAAATCTCGGGGATTATTTGGGAAGACGAACTTATGAACAATTGATCCAAATCGAGGGATTATCCTCCGACCGGGCGGACATCATTGAGATTGCTTTAGTCGTCTTTCAAACATTGATGGAAATTGTCAATACAGATTCCTTTTATATCAGCAAAAGCGGACTGCGGGAAGGGTTGATCATCCATAATGTGATGCAATCCAATCCGGAAGCTTTTCATCTCGACAACATTTTTGAAGAATATGCCAACCACCTCGCTTTTAAATACGGCAGAACGGAGGAAGAAGTCGCCAATTTGGTGAATTTGGCGGAAAACTTATATTTGGAAAGCTGTAAACTCAACTTATTGCCTTATAATGAAGAACATTTTCAATTATTAAAAAAAGCGGCAAGCGTGTTTTCGATTGGGGATTACATCGAAATCGATTCATCGAATCAACACACGTTTTATTTGCTGGCCAACCAATCGATTCCGGGCTTGAACCACAAAGATCGGGTAAGGATTGCATTATTGGCGTCCTACAAGAATAGAGATTATTTTAGACGTTTAAGCCGGCCGTTCCGTACATGGTTTACCCGGGAAGAATTGAAAATGTTGAGCCAGTTCGGGGCATTATTAAAATTTGCATATTCATTAAATGTTTCCAAAAGAAATGTCGTAAAAAGTATTAAAATGGAATTAGAAGGGGATAAACTGATTCTTTATGTCTATGTAACAAACAGGGCGATGGCGGAAATTTACAGGGCCGAAAACCAAAAGAAACACATTGAACGGTTGTTTAAGAAGAAATTAAAAATCGAGTTTAACAATGAAGGGTGGAATGAGTGATGAGTACTGAGACAGGACTAAACTTTTCTGATAGGGAGAATTTTGCTGAAGTCGATGAAGTGAATGAAATCGATAGGCAGAAAATGCTGGAAGAAATTGCGAAACCTGAATATTACAACAACAGGGAACTCAGCTGGCTTGCATTCAATGAACGGGTGCTGGAAGAGGCGGAAGATGAATCAAATCCTTTATTGGAACGCTTGAAATTTCTGGCCATATTCAGCTCCAATTTAGACGAGTTTTTCATGGTTCGGGTGGCGGGACTTCAAGATCAGGTCCGTGCAGGATTCCATAAACCGGAAAATAAAGCCGGCTTGACTCCAAAGGAACAATTGGAAAAGATTGCGGAAAAAACCCAAGCCCTTGTGCGAAGACAGATGGAAGTCTATAAACATCTTGTTTACGAATCGCTTCCAAAAGAAAAGATACACTTGGCGGATTTAAAATCATTATCCTTTGAACAGCACCACTATATTAATGATCTGTTTGAAGAAACGATTTTTCCGGTATTGACGCCGATTGCGGTCGATGCTTACCGCCCGTTTCCGACTTTGCAGGGAAAAACGCTGAATTTGCTTGTCATGTTGGAAGATGTGAGGGCATCCAGCGAGTTTAATGAGAAAGTGGCGATTGTCCAGGTGCCGTCGGTATTGAACCGCTTTATTGAAGTCCCAACCGGAACGGACGAAAAAGTGTTTGTTTTATTGGAAGATGTGATCACTTCCCATGTGGATCGATTATTTTACGGCTATAGAGTGAAATCGGTACAGGCATTCCGATTGACAAGAAATGCCGATTTGACGATTCATGAAGAAGGTGCACAAGATTTGCTCGTTGAAATTGAAAAGGAATTGAAAAAGCGCAAATGGGGATCTGGAAGCAGACTGGAAGTGCGGGAAGGCGAAATGGACGATGACGTATTGGAATATTTATTAGACGAATTTGAACTGAGCGAATCCGATGTATTTAAAATTGACGGTCCCCTTGATTTGACCTTTTTATTTAGTTTTGTGAAAGAGTTGTCAAAGGGAAGGGAACATTTATTGTATGAAAGCTTTATTCCTCAGCGGCCGCTGGATTTGGAGTCGGATGAGGATATCTTTGAGAAGGCCCTCGAAAAAGACCTTTTCTTCCATCATCCATATGAGTCCTTTGAGCCGATTGTGGAATTCATTACGGAAGCGGCAAATGATCCATCGGTTTTAGCGATCAAGCAAACTTTGTATCGGGTAAGCGGCAATTCACCGATCATCCAGGCATTGAAACAGGCGGCTGAAAATGGCAAGCAGGTGACCGTCTTAGTGGAGTTGAAGGCGCGGTTTGATGAAGAAAACAACGTGCACTGGGCGAAAGAGTTGGAACAGTCCGGCTGCCTTGTCATTTATGGAATGCATAATTTAAAAACCCATTCGAAAATCACCCTTGTCGTTCGGCGGAAGAATGGAAAAATTGAGCGCTTTGTCCATTTGGGAACGGGCAATTATAACGATGCGACGGCAAAAATCTATACGGATATGGGCATTATTACAACAAATAAAGAATTTGGCACCGATGCGACGAACTTTTTCAATTATTTGAGCGGCTATACGGAGAAGCCGAAATTCCACCATATTGTTGTTTCCCCTTATGATATTCGGGATAAGTTTATTGAATTGATTGATGAAGAAATCGAATACCATAAGAAATACGGTAACGGTTTAATCCGCGCCAAAATGAATGCACTGACAGATAAAGATTTAATTATGAAACTGTATGAAGCTTCCATCAATGGAGTCAAAATCGAGTTGCTTATACGCGGAATTTGCTGTTTGCGGCCGGGCATTCCAGGTATTAGTGAAAACATCACCGTTACAAGCATCGTCGGACGTTTCTTGGAACATTCCCGCATCTACTGGTTCCATCATAACGGAGAAAATAAAATCTTCTTATCTTCAGCGGATATGATGACCCGGAACATGGTACGACGGGTGGAAATATTGTTCCCGATTTATTCGGAAGAAATCAAAAAACGGGTGATGCATATTTTATCCACCCAACTTGCGGATAATGTGAAAGCGCGCATCCAGGACCACAGAGGGAAATACCATTATAAGGAACGCAAGGAAGGAGAACCAATCATCAACAGCCAGGAGCAATTTATTTTGGAAGCGATGAGAACCGTTGTAGTGGAAGAATGACATTAAATTTTAAAGATCAATCCACTCCCTTCAGGGTACGGAATAAAAAGATTGAAACGGCACATACTTTTTGTAACTCTAGGAAGGGAGTGTTTGCGGATGAACAGTGTTTGGACAGTTTTAACCATTATCGTGAGCATCATTTTAATTGGAGTATCGTATGTGACGACTGTCGGTGTCATGAAGAAAACGGATGAGCGGGCTTCCACGACAGACGTGCCAATCAGCAGGATGGTTCGCGATCATCCCATCTTGATGAATCCAATCATTCTAATGTATGTGGTGTTTCTTACGTTTTTAGGAATTTTGATCTTTTACTTATGGGCAAAATACGGTTATTAAATAATTTAATTTCAACCTTCAACCCGAAATTCATGTGCCATTGTCATGGTCAAAAATCTGTCAAATATGATATGATATTGGTAAGTGCGGTCCTCATGGAAGGGGTTGAAGGTTTTGATTTCAACAAAGACACGGGCTTTTTTAGAAACGCCAATCAGTGATTTCATCATCCCGGCGGAAAAAGTGGCCCACGTATTGGTCGGAAACAGCGCCGAGCATGCGCTATTGGTTCTGACAAAGACAGGATATTCGCAAGTACCGGTACTGGATACAAACTTTAAGATTCATGGATTGGTAAGTTCCAAAATGATTACAGAATCCATACTTGGGCTGGAACGCATCGAATATGAGAAGTTGGCCCATATCAAAGTGGATGATTGCATGGAGCGGAATGTGGCTTATTTGAGAATCGATGATACTTTTAAAAAAGCATTGGATCTGGTCATTAACCATCCATTTTTATGTGTTGTCGATTATGATGGCACATTCGCCGGAATTTTAACACGAAGAGTGATTTTGAAGCAGCTGAAAAAATATATTTATCAAACATTAGATTAACAGTTGAAAATCATCGGCAAAATCCATAAGGAAAGAGGATTTTGTCGATTTTTATTGAATTTTTATGTAGTGTATTTTTTTGGAGTGATTGGATGACAACAACAGAAGCAGAAATTATAAAAATATTGGCGGAAGAACGGAACATGCGCAAGGCTGCCGAGCGGCTGTTTATCACCCAGCCGGCCTTGTCCCAGCGGTTGCAGTCGATTGAAAAATATTGGGGGACGCAATTATTTATCCGCTCCCAAAAAGGTTTGACACCGACACCGGCAGGAGAATTGGTCATTCAGTATGCGATTGAAACATTGCAGAAGAAGGAAGAAGTGCTTGAAAAGATTCAGGCCCTTGATTCAAAAGTGCATGGTACATTAAAGATCGCTTGTGCATCGATTGTCGGAATCAACTGGCTGCCAAAAGTGCTGAAAGAATTTGTCACAACATATCCGGATGTAAAAATCTCTTTAATTACCGGTTGGAGTTCAGAAATTGTAAGAGCGATTTACGATGGGGAAGCCCAAGTGGGAATCGTCAGAGGACAATCCGAGTGGAAAGGGAAAAAAATGCACTTATTCCGGGACACGATGTATTTGGTCGATACAGAAATACAGAGATTGGAAGAAGTTTTAACGACGGAACGGCCTTTTATTCAATTCAAAAGCGATTCCAATTATTATCAGGAAATTCAAGTTTGGTGGCAGGAGCATTTCGCTTCCAGTCCAAAACGGCAAATTATTGTGGATCAAATTGAAACTTGCAAGCAGATGGCGCTCAATGGGATCGGTTACGCCATTTTACCTTCCATCACATTGAACGGAGGGGAAAATGTCAATAAAATCGCACTGACATCCGGCAATCATGATATCGGGTTGACACGGGACACTTGGCTGATTGGCTATGAATCTTCCTTCCAATTACGCCAAGTGGCGGCTTTTGTTGAAATCGTGAAAAAGCATGCCCATTCCGTCAATGAAACTTAAAGCGCATATCGTAAGAGCAAATCGGCAAAACAACATTTTCCGATTTGCTCTTTTTGTGCGCCCGGCATGTACATGAACTATAGGGTGTAAGTCCCGAACCCCGAAGACAGAAGTAGAGGTTAGCTCAACGAAAGGGTGTCCGTGGTGACGCGGAATCTGAAGGAAGCTGGAGGCAAAACACCGGTCCGAGGAACACG includes:
- a CDS encoding Ppx/GppA family phosphatase, translating into METFNTAIIDIGSNTIRLVIYSYSKKAGLNEISNVKKVARLRKYIQRDGNMSEEGIEKLKNTLISFKHILEDFDVAKMKVVATAAIRQAKNNEEILLRMEQETGIKIELLSEEEEAYFGYLAVVYSMDLPSAVTIDIGGGSTEITLYDNKKLQHFFSFPFGTVSLKQSFVSGDKINEKEKTRLYQYVKKQFESLGWIGQVGLPVVGIGGSARNLAQIHHHLIDYPISGLHHYEMDGEALRNLGDYLGRRTYEQLIQIEGLSSDRADIIEIALVVFQTLMEIVNTDSFYISKSGLREGLIIHNVMQSNPEAFHLDNIFEEYANHLAFKYGRTEEEVANLVNLAENLYLESCKLNLLPYNEEHFQLLKKAASVFSIGDYIEIDSSNQHTFYLLANQSIPGLNHKDRVRIALLASYKNRDYFRRLSRPFRTWFTREELKMLSQFGALLKFAYSLNVSKRNVVKSIKMELEGDKLILYVYVTNRAMAEIYRAENQKKHIERLFKKKLKIEFNNEGWNE
- a CDS encoding LysR family transcriptional regulator, which encodes MTTTEAEIIKILAEERNMRKAAERLFITQPALSQRLQSIEKYWGTQLFIRSQKGLTPTPAGELVIQYAIETLQKKEEVLEKIQALDSKVHGTLKIACASIVGINWLPKVLKEFVTTYPDVKISLITGWSSEIVRAIYDGEAQVGIVRGQSEWKGKKMHLFRDTMYLVDTEIQRLEEVLTTERPFIQFKSDSNYYQEIQVWWQEHFASSPKRQIIVDQIETCKQMALNGIGYAILPSITLNGGENVNKIALTSGNHDIGLTRDTWLIGYESSFQLRQVAAFVEIVKKHAHSVNET
- the cbpB gene encoding cyclic-di-AMP-binding protein CbpB, whose amino-acid sequence is MISTKTRAFLETPISDFIIPAEKVAHVLVGNSAEHALLVLTKTGYSQVPVLDTNFKIHGLVSSKMITESILGLERIEYEKLAHIKVDDCMERNVAYLRIDDTFKKALDLVINHPFLCVVDYDGTFAGILTRRVILKQLKKYIYQTLD
- a CDS encoding RNA degradosome polyphosphate kinase; amino-acid sequence: MLEEIAKPEYYNNRELSWLAFNERVLEEAEDESNPLLERLKFLAIFSSNLDEFFMVRVAGLQDQVRAGFHKPENKAGLTPKEQLEKIAEKTQALVRRQMEVYKHLVYESLPKEKIHLADLKSLSFEQHHYINDLFEETIFPVLTPIAVDAYRPFPTLQGKTLNLLVMLEDVRASSEFNEKVAIVQVPSVLNRFIEVPTGTDEKVFVLLEDVITSHVDRLFYGYRVKSVQAFRLTRNADLTIHEEGAQDLLVEIEKELKKRKWGSGSRLEVREGEMDDDVLEYLLDEFELSESDVFKIDGPLDLTFLFSFVKELSKGREHLLYESFIPQRPLDLESDEDIFEKALEKDLFFHHPYESFEPIVEFITEAANDPSVLAIKQTLYRVSGNSPIIQALKQAAENGKQVTVLVELKARFDEENNVHWAKELEQSGCLVIYGMHNLKTHSKITLVVRRKNGKIERFVHLGTGNYNDATAKIYTDMGIITTNKEFGTDATNFFNYLSGYTEKPKFHHIVVSPYDIRDKFIELIDEEIEYHKKYGNGLIRAKMNALTDKDLIMKLYEASINGVKIELLIRGICCLRPGIPGISENITVTSIVGRFLEHSRIYWFHHNGENKIFLSSADMMTRNMVRRVEILFPIYSEEIKKRVMHILSTQLADNVKARIQDHRGKYHYKERKEGEPIINSQEQFILEAMRTVVVEE
- a CDS encoding short-chain dehydrogenase, translating into MNSVWTVLTIIVSIILIGVSYVTTVGVMKKTDERASTTDVPISRMVRDHPILMNPIILMYVVFLTFLGILIFYLWAKYGY